One window of the Balaenoptera ricei isolate mBalRic1 chromosome X, mBalRic1.hap2, whole genome shotgun sequence genome contains the following:
- the LOC132357844 gene encoding transmembrane protein 256-like yields MASPGAAFCCLGALSGVGALGLVSYGAHLAQFLDAYRKELFHKTNKHHFLHSLALLGVLLCRKSLWAGLLLASGTTFFCTSFNYQALSGHPSAHTLAPVGRSLLLLGWLALAL; encoded by the coding sequence ATGGCCAGTCCAGGGGCTGCTTTCTGCTGCCTGGGTGCCTTGTCCGGAGTGGGGGCCTTAGGCTTGGTCTCCTATGGGGCACACTTAGCCCAGTTCCTGGATGCCTACAGGAAGGAGCTCTTTCACAAGACCAACAAACACCACTTTTTACACAGCCTGGCCCTGCTAGGGGTGCTCCTGTGCAGAAAGTCCCTCTGGGCAGGGTTACTGCTAGCTTCTGGAACTACTTTTTTCTGCACCAGCTTTAACTACCAGGCTCTGAGTGGACACCCCAGTGCCCATACTTTGGCCCCTGTGGGAAGGAGTCTGCTACTTTTGGGCTGGCTTGCCTTGGCTCTTTGA